One Lacipirellulaceae bacterium DNA window includes the following coding sequences:
- a CDS encoding lipopolysaccharide biosynthesis protein, which yields MLLIVTLVQRTVGFGRGILFGRWLSPEELGQWDLTYSFLLLAAPLAVLGVPGSFGRYAEHYRQKTQLRTFLKRSVLWTGICCVIATLLIAWGARFFSEIIFNTSEHVELTVGIAYCLAAIILHHTLTALLTAMRLYRVVSAMTFAQSLLFAIVALGLVWYWPTNASVLIGYGLACLVSSLGALAWAWPGLKQIEQPHESLPHNHFWPKLLRFAFFVWIANLLSHLFTIIDRSMLLHYSGMSPEDAWDTIGQYHSSRIVPLLLVSFADLLGGLLLPHLSADWEAGRKQAVSQRLNLTLKLTSLGMLCFGVAVLIFEPFLFGVLLEGKYEEGSAVLPWTLVGCIWFSLYTIAQNYLWCAEKTKLAIVPLLWGVAANVLLNLLLLPPLGLYGAVLATAAATVVCFIATLLLNSRNEMHVDSGTWLAFALPTVLGLGLSPALITLLGVVIVMFATNWIIGQDERRELTAFLQTSLAKLQRPKRTAPIAH from the coding sequence ATTCTGTTGATCGTTACCTTGGTGCAGCGCACTGTCGGGTTTGGCAGGGGGATTCTATTTGGTCGCTGGCTTTCTCCCGAAGAACTAGGCCAGTGGGATCTGACTTACAGCTTTCTGCTACTGGCGGCCCCATTGGCAGTCCTCGGTGTCCCCGGCTCTTTCGGACGCTACGCGGAACACTATCGCCAGAAGACTCAGCTTCGGACTTTCCTCAAGCGGTCCGTCCTGTGGACAGGAATCTGCTGCGTCATTGCGACCCTGCTGATCGCCTGGGGAGCTCGCTTTTTTTCCGAGATCATCTTTAACACCTCAGAGCACGTCGAGCTGACGGTCGGCATCGCCTACTGCCTGGCGGCCATCATCTTGCACCACACGCTCACGGCACTTCTGACAGCAATGCGTCTCTACCGTGTCGTCTCAGCGATGACCTTCGCTCAGAGCCTGCTGTTTGCGATCGTCGCATTAGGGCTCGTTTGGTATTGGCCGACCAATGCAAGCGTGCTGATCGGTTACGGCTTGGCCTGCCTAGTTTCATCACTCGGAGCCCTGGCCTGGGCCTGGCCCGGGCTGAAGCAGATCGAGCAACCTCATGAGTCGCTGCCGCACAATCACTTCTGGCCGAAGCTCTTGCGATTCGCGTTTTTCGTCTGGATCGCCAATTTGCTGTCTCATTTGTTTACCATCATCGACCGTTCGATGCTGCTCCATTATTCCGGCATGTCACCAGAAGACGCCTGGGACACCATCGGGCAGTACCACAGCAGTCGGATTGTTCCACTTCTATTGGTTTCTTTTGCTGACCTGCTGGGTGGACTGCTCCTTCCACACCTCAGTGCCGACTGGGAAGCCGGTCGCAAGCAGGCTGTCTCACAACGCCTGAACCTGACTCTCAAGCTCACCTCGCTCGGCATGCTTTGCTTTGGAGTTGCCGTTTTGATCTTCGAACCTTTCCTTTTCGGCGTCTTGCTTGAAGGAAAGTACGAAGAGGGTTCCGCAGTCCTACCTTGGACTCTCGTCGGCTGCATCTGGTTTAGCTTGTACACCATTGCCCAAAACTACCTGTGGTGTGCCGAGAAAACCAAGCTTGCAATCGTCCCGCTACTTTGGGGCGTTGCGGCAAATGTCCTGCTGAATCTGTTACTTCTACCACCACTGGGGCTCTACGGAGCCGTGCTCGCCACAGCAGCGGCAACGGTGGTTTGCTTTATCGCGACGCTGTTGCTCAACAGCCGTAACGAAATGCACGTTGATTCAGGAACCTGGCTCGCGTTTGCCTTGCCCACCGTCTTAGGGCTTGGTCTCTCGCCAGCTCTCATTACGTTGCTGGGAGTTGTCATCGTCATGTTCGCGACGAATTGGATCATCGGACAAGACGAGCGGCGGGAACTAACAGCCTTCTTACAAACCTCGCTTGCGAAACTTCAACGGCCCAAAAGAACCGCACCAATAGCCCATTAA
- a CDS encoding sigma-54-dependent Fis family transcriptional regulator, protein MKKSQEDTQLIHFLLDKASKSNQIDEFLAQAISEARTALPADALAVVRANPPQWQILAANGIPEHEIPTDVAADAIDQDAVATWNEWQAAPLGNSYALVARKVPSAEVLSSFAEALAASMLSVRQTQTRERRIRRLERILEVTHNWGQTNSMESLLHAMAEAATDLLDADRASIFLWDRANKQLVGRPALGVEDGELRIPDDAGIVGQVIHSGESRRVGGGLGDEDIDRNVDEQTGYKTSTLLCVPLTSPEGKLLGAFEVLNKHNGHFSSEDEHGLTELAAHAAVALENTQQLEELLTKHQQLVDQAAEGVQLIGDSPAIEAVRSTAKRIADTDLAILILGENGTGKEVVAQSIHYLSSRREQPFIAVNCAALTETLLESELFGHEKGAFTDAHEARAGKFELASGGTLFLDEIGDMSLSGQAKLLRVLEEKTVVRVGGSTPIHTEVRILAATNQDLAVMVREKKFREDLFFRLNVVSLELPPLRNRGDDVMLLAEHFLRNFCRTMGRPAPKFSAPAAKRLLAHRWPGNVRELRNLMERIAYLSTGETVEVDDLAFIEAVSGELTDTVDMNATLSDATRQFQQQYIRHTIDLTKGNMSKAAKRLGLHRSNLYRKMRQLDMGGDEEE, encoded by the coding sequence ATGAAAAAGAGTCAAGAAGACACGCAACTGATTCACTTCTTGCTCGATAAAGCGAGCAAATCGAATCAGATTGACGAATTCCTCGCCCAGGCGATCTCGGAAGCTCGTACCGCCTTGCCTGCAGACGCTTTGGCGGTCGTGCGCGCTAATCCCCCTCAATGGCAGATCCTGGCGGCCAATGGAATCCCCGAGCATGAGATCCCCACCGATGTCGCTGCCGACGCGATCGACCAGGACGCAGTTGCCACTTGGAATGAATGGCAAGCGGCGCCATTAGGAAACAGCTATGCGCTGGTTGCCCGTAAGGTGCCTTCGGCTGAAGTGCTTAGCAGTTTTGCCGAAGCCCTCGCCGCCAGCATGTTGTCAGTGCGTCAAACGCAAACGCGCGAGCGACGCATTCGCCGGCTGGAACGCATTCTCGAAGTCACCCATAACTGGGGCCAAACCAACAGCATGGAGTCACTGCTCCATGCGATGGCTGAGGCGGCCACCGATCTGTTAGACGCGGACCGTGCAAGTATCTTCCTCTGGGACCGTGCAAACAAACAGCTTGTCGGGCGTCCTGCACTTGGCGTTGAAGACGGCGAGCTACGCATACCCGACGATGCGGGCATCGTCGGTCAGGTAATTCACTCGGGCGAAAGCCGTCGCGTTGGGGGTGGGCTTGGCGATGAGGACATTGATCGTAATGTCGATGAGCAGACCGGCTACAAAACAAGCACGCTGTTGTGTGTGCCGTTGACTTCGCCCGAGGGCAAACTGCTGGGTGCGTTCGAAGTCCTCAACAAGCATAACGGTCACTTTTCGAGCGAGGACGAACACGGACTCACCGAACTTGCCGCTCACGCCGCGGTCGCTTTGGAGAACACGCAACAGCTAGAAGAGTTGCTGACCAAACATCAGCAGCTCGTTGATCAGGCTGCCGAAGGCGTGCAGCTTATTGGCGATAGCCCGGCGATTGAAGCGGTTCGCTCCACGGCGAAGCGGATTGCCGATACCGATTTGGCGATCCTCATCTTGGGTGAGAACGGTACGGGGAAGGAAGTCGTCGCTCAGTCGATCCACTACTTGAGCAGTCGGCGCGAGCAACCTTTCATCGCCGTCAACTGTGCCGCTTTGACTGAAACCCTATTGGAGAGCGAACTTTTTGGTCACGAAAAAGGGGCGTTCACCGATGCCCACGAAGCGCGGGCCGGTAAGTTCGAGCTCGCCAGTGGCGGCACGCTGTTCCTTGATGAAATCGGCGACATGAGCCTTTCCGGCCAGGCGAAACTCCTGCGCGTGCTAGAAGAGAAAACGGTCGTACGCGTCGGCGGCTCCACGCCGATTCATACTGAAGTGCGCATCCTCGCCGCCACGAATCAAGATCTGGCCGTGATGGTAAGGGAAAAGAAGTTCCGCGAAGACCTGTTCTTCCGCTTGAATGTGGTCAGCCTCGAACTCCCCCCGCTGCGCAACCGCGGCGACGATGTGATGCTGCTGGCCGAACATTTCCTCCGCAACTTCTGCCGCACAATGGGTCGCCCGGCGCCGAAGTTCTCCGCCCCTGCCGCCAAACGCTTGCTCGCCCACCGCTGGCCCGGCAACGTGCGTGAATTGCGTAACCTGATGGAACGAATCGCATACCTCTCCACCGGCGAAACCGTGGAAGTCGACGATCTGGCGTTCATCGAAGCTGTCTCCGGCGAACTCACCGACACGGTCGACATGAACGCTACACTGAGCGACGCCACCCGCCAGTTCCAACAGCAATACATCCGCCACACGATCGACCTCACCAAAGGCAATATGAGCAAAGCCGCCAAACGCCTGGGGCTGCATCGCTCGAATCTTTATCGCAAAATGCGGCAGCTTGATATGGGCGGGGATGAGGAGGAGTAG
- a CDS encoding glycosyltransferase, producing MATKSKNLLRVQFIATSLPVGGAETLLVNLVRRLDPNRFAPEIVCLKEPGPLGELLSQEMPVHSNLIGNKYDIRVLWKLWRLMRQRDVGAVVTVAAGDNMFWGRLAAKLAGVPVVASALHSTGWPDGVGKLNRLLTPLTDAFIAVADGHAQFLSEFERFPAEKVHTIYNGVDTQRFAPHEEAALKETLGIDPTSTVVGILAALRPEKNHELFLHGAAVLLRDFPETQFLVMGDGPRRHDLEQLAFDLGISKSIHFLGSRDDVPQLLNVCDVVSLTSHNEASPVSVLEALASGVPVVASEVGSVRETVVDGETGLLFQAGDQPAYVSAMTKLLQNEALRVYLGENGRKRVMEKWSLDGMTRGYEQLIERIYSSKRNPRIEAATSKSPAAAT from the coding sequence ATGGCAACCAAATCCAAAAACTTGCTACGAGTTCAGTTCATTGCCACGAGCCTTCCGGTAGGCGGAGCGGAAACGCTACTGGTGAATCTGGTGCGCCGCCTCGACCCGAATCGATTTGCTCCGGAAATCGTCTGCCTCAAAGAGCCCGGTCCCTTGGGTGAGCTGCTTTCGCAAGAAATGCCAGTGCATAGCAATTTGATCGGCAACAAATACGACATCCGAGTGTTGTGGAAACTCTGGCGGCTGATGCGTCAGCGCGACGTCGGGGCGGTCGTTACCGTCGCCGCAGGAGACAACATGTTCTGGGGGCGTCTAGCTGCGAAACTTGCCGGCGTTCCTGTGGTTGCTTCGGCGCTACACAGTACCGGCTGGCCCGACGGGGTAGGGAAATTGAATCGGCTGCTGACACCTCTGACGGACGCATTCATCGCAGTCGCGGACGGGCACGCACAGTTTCTCTCGGAGTTTGAACGATTCCCCGCGGAGAAAGTCCACACGATTTACAACGGGGTCGATACACAGCGATTCGCTCCGCATGAAGAAGCAGCACTCAAAGAAACGCTTGGCATCGATCCAACGTCGACCGTCGTCGGGATCCTGGCGGCCTTGCGTCCGGAAAAGAATCACGAGCTCTTCCTGCATGGAGCTGCAGTTTTGCTTAGAGATTTCCCCGAGACACAGTTCCTTGTAATGGGTGATGGCCCGCGACGTCATGACTTGGAACAACTGGCCTTCGATCTTGGCATTTCAAAGTCGATACATTTCCTCGGTTCGCGAGATGATGTTCCTCAGTTGCTCAATGTCTGTGATGTTGTTTCTTTGACGTCTCACAATGAGGCGAGTCCGGTCTCCGTTCTGGAAGCACTGGCCAGCGGCGTGCCTGTCGTCGCCTCAGAAGTGGGGTCCGTCAGAGAAACAGTCGTCGACGGTGAAACGGGGCTTCTCTTTCAAGCGGGCGACCAGCCGGCCTATGTCTCGGCGATGACCAAGCTACTGCAGAATGAGGCTCTACGAGTCTATCTGGGTGAGAACGGGCGAAAGCGTGTGATGGAGAAGTGGTCTCTCGATGGCATGACACGCGGATACGAGCAGCTCATTGAACGCATCTATTCCTCAAAGAGAAACCCTCGCATCGAAGCTGCAACCAGTAAAAGCCCGGCGGCAGCAACCTAA
- a CDS encoding polysaccharide deacetylase family protein, whose translation MYYLATLPGRRQAASRRAAEKRAPITTLFYHRVADDHPNDWTIGFERFQAHIEWIRERFEIITLTEAQHRIGSEENRTPAVCITFDDGYADNSREALPWLLDEKVPFTYFVSTDHIAEGKPFAHDEEAGVPLAPNSIEELRVLADAGVEIGAHTRSHADCGKIDDEEQLYEEIVGSKRDLEAMINRPVRYFAFPYGLHENLSKAAFRIAFQAGFWGICSAYGGYNFPGDDSFHLQRIHGDPSWARFCNWLTVDPRKLKRVERFDAGDYRLCF comes from the coding sequence ATGTACTACCTTGCCACCTTGCCCGGACGCCGGCAGGCAGCCTCGCGGCGTGCCGCGGAAAAGCGTGCCCCCATTACGACGTTGTTCTACCATCGCGTAGCGGACGACCATCCCAACGACTGGACGATTGGCTTCGAGCGATTTCAGGCGCATATCGAATGGATTCGTGAACGCTTCGAAATCATCACGCTCACCGAGGCTCAGCACCGCATTGGTTCCGAGGAAAATCGGACGCCGGCCGTTTGCATTACTTTCGACGACGGATACGCAGACAACAGTCGCGAAGCCTTACCGTGGCTACTGGATGAGAAAGTGCCGTTCACGTACTTCGTCTCGACCGATCACATCGCTGAAGGGAAGCCTTTCGCCCATGACGAGGAGGCCGGAGTTCCGCTCGCACCTAATAGCATCGAGGAACTCCGAGTTCTCGCCGATGCTGGCGTGGAAATCGGGGCGCACACACGCAGCCATGCTGACTGTGGGAAGATCGACGATGAGGAGCAACTCTACGAGGAGATCGTGGGCTCGAAACGTGACTTGGAAGCGATGATCAATCGCCCCGTGCGTTACTTTGCTTTCCCTTACGGTTTGCACGAGAACCTCTCCAAAGCGGCGTTCCGGATAGCCTTTCAAGCCGGTTTCTGGGGCATTTGCTCAGCCTACGGCGGATACAACTTCCCTGGTGACGATTCCTTTCACCTCCAACGCATCCACGGCGACCCAAGCTGGGCTCGCTTTTGCAACTGGTTGACCGTCGATCCGCGCAAGTTGAAGCGGGTCGAACGGTTCGACGCTGGTGATTATCGCCTCTGCTTCTGA
- a CDS encoding enoyl-ACP reductase, whose protein sequence is MGMFDGKKGLITGVFNKQSIAWAIAERAMNEGAECGFSYMPDKPDDERKKNLGRITKLTDGNSQAKFVHPMDVTDDTQIAAVVEKAKSEFGQIDFLLHSIAFAPPEDLKKDTVATSREGFKLAMEISAYSLMALANHAREALADNASILTLTYYGGEKCVPGYNVMGVCKAALDSIVKYLAFDLGPRGIRVNALSAGPLQTISGRGAGVDEMLGLYEAMAPLGRNITHEEAGKSGAFLLSEMSSGISGEILHLDGGYNAMGSPGRMLDQIKAARGG, encoded by the coding sequence ATGGGTATGTTTGATGGCAAAAAGGGCCTGATTACCGGAGTCTTCAATAAGCAATCGATCGCCTGGGCGATCGCGGAGCGGGCCATGAACGAGGGGGCCGAGTGTGGGTTCTCCTACATGCCGGACAAGCCGGATGACGAGCGGAAGAAGAATCTGGGCCGCATTACGAAGCTGACCGATGGGAACAGCCAGGCGAAGTTCGTTCATCCCATGGACGTGACAGACGACACCCAAATTGCAGCCGTCGTTGAGAAGGCGAAGAGCGAATTTGGCCAGATCGACTTCTTGCTGCACTCAATCGCGTTCGCTCCGCCTGAAGATTTGAAGAAAGACACGGTCGCCACCAGTCGGGAAGGCTTCAAGCTGGCCATGGAAATCAGCGCCTACAGCCTCATGGCTTTGGCAAACCACGCCAGAGAAGCACTTGCCGACAATGCCAGCATCCTCACGCTCACCTACTACGGCGGTGAGAAGTGCGTGCCGGGCTATAACGTCATGGGGGTTTGCAAGGCGGCACTGGACTCCATTGTGAAGTACCTGGCATTCGATCTTGGACCACGCGGGATTCGCGTGAATGCCTTGAGCGCTGGCCCGTTGCAGACGATTTCTGGCCGTGGAGCCGGCGTCGATGAAATGCTGGGGCTCTACGAGGCGATGGCTCCCCTAGGCCGCAACATCACCCACGAGGAAGCCGGCAAGAGCGGTGCTTTCTTACTCTCAGAAATGTCGAGTGGCATCAGTGGTGAAATTCTCCATCTCGATGGCGGCTACAACGCGATGGGCTCACCAGGGCGAATGCTTGATCAGATCAAGGCCGCACGCGGTGGCTGA
- a CDS encoding phosphatidate cytidylyltransferase codes for MLEHWALIAIAVALLALATWIGRWLREQESLSLDLRTVEAYNARVQAWWFFGGLLLVSFFFPRITVALFCGISFWALREFVTITPTSTGDHRALFWVFFFFTPMQFILVAYNNYGLYSVLIPVYAFLFIAARVAFSGDFTRFLERVAKVQSGLMLCVYCLSFAPALLYLKFPSAPGSAPQGERANAELLFFFITIALIADLMQFLWNRLYGKHVIAEKVDPIRTWEGLIGGAITTSAISLGLAWAAPFPNWYHAPAMALVIALMASAGTMTMSAIKRDRGELASGTFVEGHGGVLNRIDALCFAAPVFYHLTRYFFAAR; via the coding sequence ATGCTCGAACATTGGGCTCTGATCGCAATCGCAGTTGCTCTGCTCGCTCTCGCGACGTGGATTGGTCGCTGGCTGCGCGAGCAGGAGTCGCTCAGCTTAGACCTTCGCACCGTCGAAGCGTACAACGCGCGAGTCCAAGCCTGGTGGTTTTTCGGCGGACTGCTGCTTGTTTCCTTCTTCTTCCCGAGAATCACAGTCGCCCTGTTCTGCGGAATTTCCTTCTGGGCACTGCGTGAGTTCGTCACCATCACGCCGACCAGCACCGGCGATCATCGAGCGTTATTCTGGGTGTTTTTCTTCTTTACACCGATGCAATTCATCCTGGTCGCTTACAACAACTATGGTTTGTACAGCGTGCTGATTCCCGTCTACGCGTTTCTGTTTATTGCCGCCCGAGTTGCCTTTAGCGGCGATTTCACAAGGTTCCTTGAGCGTGTCGCGAAAGTGCAAAGCGGGCTGATGCTCTGCGTCTATTGCCTCAGCTTCGCTCCGGCGCTGCTGTACCTCAAGTTCCCATCGGCTCCGGGCAGTGCACCGCAGGGCGAACGTGCCAACGCTGAGCTGCTGTTCTTCTTCATCACGATTGCACTGATCGCCGACCTCATGCAATTCCTGTGGAATCGCCTCTACGGCAAGCACGTCATTGCTGAGAAAGTTGATCCCATTCGTACCTGGGAAGGCCTCATCGGCGGAGCGATCACCACCTCGGCGATCAGCCTTGGACTGGCTTGGGCGGCTCCGTTCCCCAATTGGTACCATGCCCCGGCAATGGCTTTGGTGATCGCACTGATGGCTTCCGCCGGTACGATGACGATGAGCGCGATTAAACGCGATCGCGGCGAGTTAGCCTCGGGCACTTTTGTTGAAGGGCACGGAGGGGTACTCAATCGGATCGATGCCCTCTGCTTTGCTGCTCCGGTCTTTTATCACCTGACGCGTTACTTCTTTGCGGCACGCTAA
- a CDS encoding PEP-CTERM sorting domain-containing protein (PEP-CTERM proteins occur, often in large numbers, in the proteomes of bacteria that also encode an exosortase, a predicted intramembrane cysteine proteinase. The presence of a PEP-CTERM domain at a protein's C-terminus predicts cleavage within the sorting domain, followed by covalent anchoring to some some component of the (usually Gram-negative) cell surface. Many PEP-CTERM proteins exhibit an unusual sequence composition that includes large numbers of potential glycosylation sites. Expression of one such protein has been shown restore the ability of a bacterium to form floc, a type of biofilm.), translated as MRIKKRVSSFVAGYGTLAMLAGTVLATPPTYSVDFQGPTAVPPGGSGPYSAADILTPGAGPAPGLAIPAGFPGAFGTLAIGGFGVNSQDEVRELDALSYGLDGMFFPENLIARPLAPERDRFRHSWTFSVDEFAVGNGLGSGPSVSTEGAFGSLEASADVFRSNTLPGGFGPYAPGTNLGVFDGNGMAPFAGPTLNLVEKNPPTVGVLPDEGDNLDAWDMDTPVSQNEFPGNVYFSLDSFYPEPFEPGPPVNTGTAIANGFVGGDVLVSDLSGAPPSLFADSRFLGLNGGMPGQGQNDLDVDDLDALVLWNNDNPEYDPVTGPYSWLDPSGEGEGTDMLLFSLRRDSALLTTPTLDALGSGLEITEGDILVPVLVGPGTWAPGIFINAEALGIDTVRSGGGTSWGVPNPRYEGEDIWDDELDALDVTMVEAATPDANFDNDLDVDGTDFLTWQENYPTMFGATNGTGDADGDGDVDLADLGIWQSQYGILPAPAVAVASAVPEPTSVLLLFGGITALAVSRRGRC; from the coding sequence ATGAGGATCAAGAAACGAGTCAGTTCGTTCGTGGCCGGTTACGGCACGCTGGCGATGTTAGCCGGCACGGTTTTGGCCACGCCGCCGACCTATTCGGTCGATTTTCAGGGACCCACGGCCGTGCCGCCGGGGGGATCGGGGCCGTATTCAGCGGCTGACATTTTGACGCCGGGGGCTGGGCCAGCACCCGGGTTGGCGATTCCAGCCGGTTTTCCGGGAGCTTTCGGTACGCTGGCGATCGGTGGCTTTGGTGTCAATTCACAAGATGAAGTGCGTGAACTCGACGCACTTTCCTACGGCCTGGATGGCATGTTCTTTCCTGAGAACCTGATCGCGCGTCCGTTGGCTCCAGAACGCGATCGTTTCCGCCACTCGTGGACGTTCTCAGTTGATGAATTTGCCGTGGGCAACGGGTTGGGCAGCGGCCCCTCCGTTTCAACGGAAGGTGCTTTCGGCTCGCTTGAGGCTTCCGCGGATGTTTTCCGTTCCAATACTCTTCCGGGCGGCTTCGGGCCGTATGCACCTGGGACCAACTTGGGAGTTTTCGACGGTAATGGTATGGCACCGTTCGCAGGTCCAACGCTCAACTTGGTTGAGAAGAATCCTCCAACGGTTGGTGTCCTACCAGACGAAGGCGACAATCTTGACGCCTGGGACATGGACACGCCCGTTTCTCAAAACGAGTTTCCTGGCAACGTCTACTTCTCGCTCGATTCGTTCTACCCTGAGCCCTTCGAGCCAGGTCCACCCGTCAATACGGGCACCGCAATCGCCAACGGTTTCGTTGGAGGTGATGTGCTGGTCAGTGACCTGAGCGGTGCACCTCCCAGCCTGTTTGCTGATTCCCGTTTTCTCGGACTCAACGGAGGAATGCCGGGCCAGGGCCAAAATGATCTCGACGTTGACGATCTCGACGCGCTCGTCCTTTGGAACAATGACAACCCTGAATACGATCCCGTCACTGGCCCCTACAGTTGGCTCGACCCAAGCGGCGAAGGGGAGGGTACGGATATGCTGCTGTTCTCGCTGCGTCGCGACTCAGCACTACTGACCACGCCGACGCTCGACGCACTCGGTTCTGGTCTGGAGATCACCGAAGGTGATATCCTGGTCCCCGTGCTTGTGGGTCCCGGCACTTGGGCACCCGGTATCTTCATCAACGCTGAGGCGCTCGGCATCGATACCGTTCGCTCCGGTGGCGGCACGTCTTGGGGAGTGCCGAATCCTCGTTATGAAGGCGAAGATATCTGGGATGACGAACTCGACGCGCTCGACGTGACAATGGTTGAGGCGGCAACCCCCGATGCCAACTTCGACAATGACCTTGATGTCGACGGCACCGACTTCCTCACCTGGCAGGAAAATTACCCGACGATGTTCGGGGCCACCAACGGCACCGGCGATGCTGACGGCGACGGTGATGTCGATCTGGCAGATCTTGGAATCTGGCAATCCCAGTACGGCATCCTCCCAGCCCCCGCCGTCGCTGTGGCCTCAGCCGTCCCCGAGCCGACAAGCGTGCTCCTCCTGTTTGGTGGAATCACCGCCCTGGCCGTCAGCCGCCGCGGCCGCTGTTAG
- a CDS encoding lysophospholipid acyltransferase family protein, producing MITETLLTWIARFISGVSVRWVESQPDTCQRVYFANHTSHLDGILVWSALPPNMRKLTRPIAAKDYWSGGWVRRKLAKTFNVMLIDRTKIKVHQSPIDLILREIGKTQSLILFPEGGRTPGGEIGEFKSGLYYLAKKRPELELIPVHINNMNRILPRGEVLPVPLLSAVTFGPPMWLEAGEGKMDFLGRARNAVLSLKDA from the coding sequence ATGATTACTGAAACACTGCTCACCTGGATCGCTCGCTTCATCAGCGGCGTCAGCGTGCGCTGGGTGGAATCGCAGCCTGATACCTGTCAGCGGGTTTACTTCGCAAATCATACCAGCCATTTGGATGGCATCCTCGTCTGGTCCGCATTGCCGCCGAACATGCGGAAACTTACGCGCCCGATCGCGGCAAAGGATTATTGGAGCGGGGGCTGGGTCCGTCGCAAGCTGGCGAAGACTTTCAACGTGATGCTGATCGACCGCACAAAGATCAAAGTCCACCAGAGCCCAATCGACCTGATCCTGAGGGAGATCGGCAAAACTCAGTCGCTGATCCTCTTTCCCGAGGGGGGACGCACCCCCGGTGGCGAGATCGGGGAGTTCAAAAGTGGACTCTATTACTTGGCAAAGAAACGCCCCGAGTTAGAGTTGATACCGGTACACATCAATAACATGAACCGGATTCTCCCACGCGGAGAAGTGCTTCCTGTGCCGCTGCTTTCAGCCGTCACTTTTGGCCCCCCGATGTGGCTGGAAGCGGGTGAAGGGAAAATGGATTTCCTTGGTCGAGCGCGCAACGCAGTGCTTAGCTTGAAAGACGCATAA